The Bacteroidia bacterium genome segment GGAATCAAGATACTGGAACCCGAGTCCCTGCTGCTGTCCGTCGGCATTATATCCTATTCTTCCGCGGGAAGTAATAGTGGTTTTAATGTCGTTGACAGTAATATTGATGTAATCCACATTCAGGGTGAGGTTGAAATATATTACTGTGCTCCAGGGTGCATCGCTGATGGTGAGTGTGAAAGGTACAATAGCGTTGGTAGGACAACTGGGCAGAATTTTAATTTCAAACGGATCTCCTGAATTCGGATTTGTTCCCAGCGTAGCAAGTGCTCCGATAGGGTAAGATGCGTCGAGGATCTGGACATCACTGGAAGTAGTTGCCAATGTGGCGGTGGTAGCCGAACTAACCGAAGAAAGCATATTGGTGAAAGTTCCGGTTAAACGTACCGTGTCATTCGTGATGAAAATATCATCGTTATTATCTGTGAGAACCTGACTGAGGTAGAGAACGGATTTAAGATTGGACATGGTCATCGCATTTCCGAGATCAATCCGTCCGGTTCCCAACTTATTAATATAGGAACCGTTGGCAGGAATGGAATAGATATTGTCCGTAGTGGCTTTCAGGTGTTCTCCTACCTGGAGCGCGTTGTACGACATAAACTGGGACTGAATGATCCCGCAGGCTCCCGCAGCAACCGGAGAGGCCATAGATGTTCCGCTCATGCCACCATAGGTGTTACCAGGCAGAGTGGAGGTAATGTTATTGCCGGGGGCAGATACGTCTACGCTGTAATTGTAGTTGGAGAAACTGGCTTTAACATCGCTGGAATTATTTGTGGCTGCCACACTGATAACATAGTTCAGGGAAGATGGGTAGAACATCTGATCCAGATTGTTATTTCCGGCAGCAGCAACAACCAGAGCATCCTTATTGATGGTAACATAATCTATCACCAGCTGTTCCATAGGTCCTCCTCCGGTTCCGCCCCAGGAACAGTTAATGATGGCACAACCATGATCCGCGGCATAGGTAATTCCCTGATAGGCGGCCACAAGTGCGCCACTGGCATCAGCAATTTTAACAGGCAGAAATTTGCAGTTGAATCCTGTAGAGGAAACACCTACACTGTTGTTAGTTTGTGCCGCAGCGCATCCGGATACGTGAACACCGTGGTTATTGGCCTGCCAGGTAGGATCGTTGTCGTTCATACCCACATCCCATCCGCGGTAGTTGTCCACGTATCCGTCTCCGTCATCGTCGGATCCGTTGATCGGATCGGCTGTGTTATACTTAATTTGGTTGGTAAGATCCTGGTGATTAAGATCCGTTCCGGTGTCAGTGATACCAATCACAACATTGGTATTGCCCTGCTGAGTATTCCAACCGGTCACCGCATCCATTCTGGTGGTTCCGAAAATGGCAGATTGGTACTGAGGATCATTCGGGGTGAAGGTGGTCTTTGGGATATAATAGGGCTGAACAAATTCGAACATGCCCAGACTGTAAAGCATATTCACCATTTCTTCCACCGATTGGCCGGAGGTGTATTTCAGCGTATAAACTGTGGTGAGGTCCACCAGTTTTAATCCCATGTTATTGTACTCCCGGTCCGGAGACTTTACCATTGGAAACATCTTTTGCAAATCAGACGCTCCTATGTTCTGGAAGGTGAAATCCAGTGAGGAAAAGTTAATGATCGCGTTGGGCTGGCAGTTTTGTTTGAACTCCGGCTTCACTTTAATGATAACCGTTTTTGCCATGTAATCTTCAGCGGTCACATAAGGTGACATTGCGAAGTAACGCTTTGTTGGTTTTGGCAGTGTGTTTCCGCCTGCAAAAGTCAGGGCGGAAAACATCAGGGCTGCAGGGAAAAGGAGAATAGATCTTTTCATGGTGGTTTGGTTTGGTCCTCAGTGGTTTTGAGAACTGCCAAGATAGAAAAACCGCACATACATTCAAATAGGGTGACGTGAGAATTATTATTACTCATTCACATTCCGGAATTTCCTTAAGAAACTCAAAACCAGCACTTTCCCAGCTTATCCGGCAACAGAAATGTTCTATACCATTGGTTATTACAAGTAGGGGGACTTTTAACGTCATATTATACCGGGCCGTTTGATCAAAAGCGGCCTGGGTGATCCTGATCTCCGGTGCCTTACATTCAACAATCATCTCGGGTGTTCCGCTCCGGTTATAATACACTATATCGCACCGGCGCTGCATCCCATTGAGTAGAATCTGTTTTTCAACAGCCAGTCTGGATCCTGGGTAACCTTTAATATCAGTCAGGTAACGAATGATGTTTTGTCTGACCCATTCTTCCGGGGTGAGAGCCACATTTTTTTTTCGGATGGGATCAAAAATAACGAGGGCACCCGCTGTTTTGGTGATCCGGTGTTCAAAAGCCGGTAGATTAAGTTCCGGAAGCATCAGGCAAGATAATTATTTTTGAAGCCTCATGAGTGATTTCAATTCCATTGCCGCAGACCTCAAAGCCAGGAAGTTCAAACCGGTGTATTTCCTGACCGGGGAAGAGACCTATTATATTGACCTGCTGGCGGAGCAGTTTGAGAAAAAGGTATTGGAGGAGTCGGAAAGGGAATTTAATCTGACAGTATTGTATGGCAACGAAGCAGATATTCCCCGCATTCTGTCGGAAGCCAAACGTTTCCCGATGATGGGAGACTACACTGTAGTGATAGTGAAGGAAGCCCAGCATATCCGGGCACTGAGCCGGTCTGAAAAACTGGAGGAAGACAACGGTGCCGGCGAGGAGGAGAAAAAGAAGGGGGGGGGAGCGGTCGCATTGCTGCAAACGTATGTTGAGCATCCGCAGCTGCAGACGATCCTGGTTTTCTGTTATAAATATAAGAAGCTGGACAAGCGTACCTCCCTCTACAAATCATTGCAAAAGCACGGAGTATTGTTCGAAGCCGGGAAGATGTACGACGATAAACTGCCAGGATGGATCACTGATTATTTTAAGAAGGCAGGATACGGAACGGATCCAAAAGCCGCCGTGCTGATGGCGGAGTATCTGGGGAATGATCTCGCGAAGATTGCAAACGAAGCCGGAAAGCTGATGATCAATATCCCGCCCGGTTCAACCATCTCGCCGGATCACATTCAGCATTTTATTGGCATCAGTAAAGAGTATAATTCCTTTGAGCTCAATGGGGCTCTTTCAAAAAAGGATGTGCTCAGGGCTAACCGGATCGTGAACCATTTTTCCGCAAACCCGAAGGACAATCCGCTGATAATGGTGATATCTACTTTGTTCGGGCATTTTAATAAGGTACTGACATATCATCATCTTCCGGACAAATCAAAAGCAGCGGCGGAGCTGAAAGTGAACCCTTTTTTTGTGCGGGAATATGAAGCCGCCGCGCGGAATTATTCCTTACGCAAAACCGAGGAGATCATGGGATACCTGCGGGAGTATGATCTGAGATCAAAAGGATATTTAACCGGCCAGGCAGGGGAGGGAGAACTACTGAAGGAACTCGTCTTTAAGATACTGCACTAAAGGTGAAAGCAGGAGCAGTGTCCTTTGATGGAAGAAGAAAATAGTACGGCAAGGCCTGAAAATGAGCCGGTTCCTGACGGGAGAATATGACAGGCGGTGGATAAAGTTTAACTTTATTAGTATCTTTGAGGTTCACAACATCCCTCTTACCAGTATAGTACCTGTATGAAGTATATTACGGCGGCGCTTCTGGGGATTTTGCTCCCCATTGCAGTCTTTTCACAGCAAACGGCGACCCTAAGAGGGTTTGTGTATGACAAAGCGAACGGAGAACCTATTCCCTCCGTTAATATCCAGCTCAGAGGAACAAAAATTCACGTGATGACCGATGTGAACGGATTTTATTCCGTTTCAGGTCTCCAGCCCGGCAGCTATACGCTCGTGGCCAGTTTCATAGGATATGATACAATCCGGATTACCGTCAGCCTTAAGCCCGGTGATATCGTTAGCAAGAAGATTTATCTGTCGGAATCCGCCACATTGCTCGGAGATGTTGATATTACGGCGCAGCAGGAGCAGAAGACCAAAGAGGTTAATATCTCGATCATTCCCGTTACCGTGGAAGATATTAACCGCGTTCCCTCCGTTGGCGGAGAACCGGATATTGCCCAGTACC includes the following:
- a CDS encoding S8 family peptidase, coding for MKRSILLFPAALMFSALTFAGGNTLPKPTKRYFAMSPYVTAEDYMAKTVIIKVKPEFKQNCQPNAIINFSSLDFTFQNIGASDLQKMFPMVKSPDREYNNMGLKLVDLTTVYTLKYTSGQSVEEMVNMLYSLGMFEFVQPYYIPKTTFTPNDPQYQSAIFGTTRMDAVTGWNTQQGNTNVVIGITDTGTDLNHQDLTNQIKYNTADPINGSDDDGDGYVDNYRGWDVGMNDNDPTWQANNHGVHVSGCAAAQTNNSVGVSSTGFNCKFLPVKIADASGALVAAYQGITYAADHGCAIINCSWGGTGGGPMEQLVIDYVTINKDALVVAAAGNNNLDQMFYPSSLNYVISVAATNNSSDVKASFSNYNYSVDVSAPGNNITSTLPGNTYGGMSGTSMASPVAAGACGIIQSQFMSYNALQVGEHLKATTDNIYSIPANGSYINKLGTGRIDLGNAMTMSNLKSVLYLSQVLTDNNDDIFITNDTVRLTGTFTNMLSSVSSATTATLATTSSDVQILDASYPIGALATLGTNPNSGDPFEIKILPSCPTNAIVPFTLTISDAPWSTVIYFNLTLNVDYINITVNDIKTTITSRGRIGYNADGQQQGLGFQYLDSNLMYESSMMLGSSNTKVSDMFRGGASMDVDNATLLRVYQVVPSQVSAFDVDGRFNDAVAPSPIGIQTHHKGWAWTTPGNTKYVIVEYVLKNTNSTAVSNLYCGIITDWDVMNYSLNKANQNTSLRLGYVYSTQTNGLYAGTKLLTTTAPFVHYAVDNIAGGGGGIDPTAGTPAFDTGEKYTVLSTQRAQAGTTGNGNDVMDCVSSGPFSIAPGDSVVVAFALLAGDNLTDLSNSASNAQVTYDGILTGSHLLALQNQLSVGAFPNPAGQELYLNVNIPENSQATLKMFNVIGQEVMVVADENLASGKHLFKVDTRNIPNGTYFIELTAGGEKVVQKVVISK
- a CDS encoding type I restriction enzyme HsdR N-terminal domain-containing protein — translated: MLPELNLPAFEHRITKTAGALVIFDPIRKKNVALTPEEWVRQNIIRYLTDIKGYPGSRLAVEKQILLNGMQRRCDIVYYNRSGTPEMIVECKAPEIRITQAAFDQTARYNMTLKVPLLVITNGIEHFCCRISWESAGFEFLKEIPECE
- the holA gene encoding DNA polymerase III subunit delta yields the protein MSDFNSIAADLKARKFKPVYFLTGEETYYIDLLAEQFEKKVLEESEREFNLTVLYGNEADIPRILSEAKRFPMMGDYTVVIVKEAQHIRALSRSEKLEEDNGAGEEEKKKGGGAVALLQTYVEHPQLQTILVFCYKYKKLDKRTSLYKSLQKHGVLFEAGKMYDDKLPGWITDYFKKAGYGTDPKAAVLMAEYLGNDLAKIANEAGKLMINIPPGSTISPDHIQHFIGISKEYNSFELNGALSKKDVLRANRIVNHFSANPKDNPLIMVISTLFGHFNKVLTYHHLPDKSKAAAELKVNPFFVREYEAAARNYSLRKTEEIMGYLREYDLRSKGYLTGQAGEGELLKELVFKILH